Proteins from one Mesorhizobium sp. M9A.F.Ca.ET.002.03.1.2 genomic window:
- a CDS encoding nuclear transport factor 2 family protein: protein MNPVTRRHVLASAVFTATLAAISAPALSASRAALTVEDRVAIAEAVAGIGLYADLREWNRVRSYFAARVTTDYTSLFGGEVATSDRDALIAQWQSLLPGFDATQHVITNIVVEGTENDAIARSHVRATHWIGARFWTVGASYLHRLVRTSEGWRVRAIAIHRLYEEGDRAVLVTAADRVNARRE, encoded by the coding sequence ATGAACCCGGTCACCCGTCGGCACGTCTTGGCCTCGGCAGTGTTCACCGCGACGCTTGCCGCCATTTCCGCGCCGGCCTTGAGCGCCTCGCGGGCTGCGCTGACGGTCGAAGACAGGGTCGCTATCGCCGAGGCAGTTGCCGGAATCGGCCTCTATGCCGACCTGCGCGAATGGAACCGGGTCAGGTCCTATTTCGCGGCCCGCGTGACGACCGACTATACCAGCCTTTTCGGCGGCGAGGTCGCGACCAGCGACCGCGACGCGTTGATTGCCCAGTGGCAAAGCCTGCTGCCGGGCTTCGACGCCACCCAGCATGTCATCACCAACATCGTTGTCGAAGGCACGGAGAACGATGCGATTGCGCGCAGCCATGTCCGCGCGACCCACTGGATCGGCGCGCGGTTCTGGACGGTCGGCGCCAGCTATCTCCACCGGCTGGTGCGCACGTCAGAAGGCTGGCGCGTCCGCGCCATCGCCATCCATCGTTTGTACGAGGAGGGCGACCGCGCCGTGCTGGTTACCGCTGCGGATCGGGTGAACGCGAGGAG